A region of Peromyscus maniculatus bairdii isolate BWxNUB_F1_BW_parent chromosome 7, HU_Pman_BW_mat_3.1, whole genome shotgun sequence DNA encodes the following proteins:
- the Vsig10l2 gene encoding V-set and immunoglobulin domain-containing protein 10-like 2, with the protein MVGLCAHHRPFRCQLLMLFCLLHPGASDQARSTSNTPGEKALSIQGVRGSSVELDCRPGPAPVAVLWSFTPLGSLVLQPVAVTNGASSRVESWAKALGVVSLRNSSLVIEELREGARGHFLCQTLLVSGGQIHTTYLYLTLAVLVPVSKPRVHLSDPSPIEGVSVVATCAVREGTEPLTFSWHHHTPQGPEEFLVGLSEPRLQLDPVNRTHLGWYRCSVSNAVNQLSSDGAFLNVIYGPDKPVITVEPLGFAEDGFWASEREEVTLSCQAASNPPSHYVWFRDDAQVHTGPTYLIASASRTHTGLYTCLAHNSHLDTHTQTTVQLTIYYPPKGQPSCAVLPTLGGVTLLCSWPGGFPKAQLHWEGPQGNGPTAPSNVTWSYTATGLPNGSIFSCMGQHPTLATPVLCTVTLWEPPGSPTCWTTATVGDQFIMLSCEWPGGDPPAMLSWLDRQQTLGDPSSSPAVYLLQAQSDLAGREFTCQGSHPLKGPSSHCQLRLEAPQLAVAEPRVSVLEGEEAWLGCALQQGTPPAQLLWLGPQQQPLEQSTYGFVLHPEGTHLRLQVRDADPAHHRGTYQCVARNALGNSSQSVLLEVLRYPAPPNVTISRLTYRRQRREVQLQWAIYGPGNLTGFLVQQRASVPSSEAGAWEVAARDIEPESRDRRLGGLDPGVLYAFRILAMNHHTAGHPSEVKTPVDPAFSVYPAVLGAAGTGMAVALVASLLVFQYAARHPHTLPCLSRLLVPMEHRQQQGVSREGTEAPAGTETAAATSVSDPVEESTDAPVNVTITVTATPGVQ; encoded by the exons ATGGTGGGTCTGTGTGCCCATCACAGACCATTCCGCTGCCAGCTGCTGATGCTCTTCTGCCTACTGCATCCAGGGGCCTCAG ACCAAGCCCGCTCAACCTCCAACACCCCTGGGGAGAAGGCCTTGTCTATCCAAGGAGTGCGGGGCAGCTCTGTGGAGCTAGACTGCCGCCCTGGGCCGGCCCCGGTGGCAGTGCTCTGGAGCTTCACCCCGCTGGGTTCCCTGGTTCTTCAGCCTGTGGCAGTCACCAACGGAGCCTCTTCGAGGGTGGAGTCCTGGGCGAAAGCTCTGGGCGTCGTGAGTCTGAGGAACAGCAGCCTGGTGATAGAGGAGCTCCGAGAGGGTGCCCGGGGCCACTTCCTATGCCAGACCCTGCTTGTGTCCGGTGGCCAGATCCACACCACCTACTTGTATCTTACACTGGCCGTGCTGG TGCCTGTGTCCAAGCCTCGGGTGCACCTGAGTGACCCATCCCCAATAGAAGGAGTCTCCGTGGTGGCCACATGTGCTGTGAGGGAGGGCACAGAGCCATTGACCTTCTCCTGGCACCATCACACACCCCAAGGCCCTGAGGAGTTCCTGGTGGGTCTTTCCGAGCCAAGGCTCCAGCTAGATCCAGTCAACCGGACCCACCTGGGCTGGTACAGGTGTAGTGTCAGCAATGCAGTCAACCAGCTGAGCAGTGATGGAGCCTTCCTAAATGTCATCT ATGGTCCAGACAAGCCTGTGATCACTGTGGAGCCACTGGGATTCGCTGAGGATGGgttctgggccagtgagagggaGGAGGTGACCCTGAGCTGCCAGGCTGCATCCAATCCTCCTAGTCACTACGTGTGGTTCCGTGATGACGCTCAGGTCCACACTGGGCCCACCTACCTCATTGCCAGTGCTAGCCGCACCCACACGGGACTGTACACCTGCCTGGCCCACAACAGCCACCTAGATACCCACACCCAGACCACTGTCCAGCTCACCATCTACT ATCCCCCCAAGGGGCAGCCCTCCTGTGCTGTGCTCCCCACCCTTGGGGGTGTGACTCTGCTATGCTCCTGGCCTGGGGGTTTCCCAAAGGCCCAACTTCATTGGGAAGGGCCCCAAGGGAATGGCCCGACGGCCCCCAGCAATGTCACCTGGAGTTATACAGCCACCGGACTTCCGAATGGCAGCATCTTCTCCTGCATGGGACAGCACCCAACCTTGGCTACGCCCGTCCTCTGCACAGTCACTCTCT GGGAACCTCCCGGGAGCCCCACCTGTTGGACCACAGCCACAGTAGGTGACCAGTTCATCATGCTGAGCTGTGAGTGGCCTGGAGGTGACCCTCCTGCAATGCTGAGCTGGCTGGACCGACAGCAGACCCTAGGTGACCCAAGCTCCTCTCCAGCAGTCTACCTCCTACAGGCTCAGAGTgacctggcaggcagagagttcACCTGCCAAGGCTCTCACCCACTCAAGGGCCCCAGCTCCCACTGCCAGCTAAGGCTAG AAGCCCCGCAGCTGGCCGTGGCTGAACCCCGAGTGTCAGTGCTGGAGGGAGAAGAGGCCTGGCTGGGCTGTGCTCTCCAGCAGGGCACACCACCTGCTCAGCTTCTCTGGCTAGGACCCCAGCAACAGCCGTTGGAACAAAGTACTTATGGATTCGTGCTACACCCTGAGGGTACCCACCTGCGCCTTCAAGTCCGAGATGCTGACCCAGCACACCACAGGGGCACTTACCAATGTGTGGCCCGCAACGCCTTGGGCAATAGCAGCCAGAGTGTGCTGCTGGAGGTCCTGA GGTATCCAGCCCCTCCCAACGTCACCATCAGCCGCCTGACCTACAGGCGACAGCGGAGAGAGGTGCAGCTGCAGTGGGCCATCTACGGCCCTGGAAACCTGACGGGCTTTCTGGTGCAGCAGAGGGCCAGCGTCCCCAGCTCAGAAGCTGGTGCTTGGGAGGTAGCAGCTCGTGACATCGAGCCAGAGAGCAGGGACCGGCGTCTGGGAGGGTTGGACCCAGGAGTCCTTTACGCCTTCCGCATCCTGGCTATGAATCACCACACTGCAGGACATCCTTCAGAGGTGAAGACACCAg TGGACCCTGCCTTCAGTGTCTACCCAGCTGTACTGGGTGCTGCGGGCACAGGAATGGCGGTGGCATTGGTGGCCTCTCTGTTGGTGTTCCAGTATGCTGCCCGGCACCCCCACACACTGCCCT GCCTCAGTCGGTTGCTTGTTCCCAT GGAGCACAGGCAACAACAGGGGGTCTCCAGGGAAGGCACCGAGGCACCAGCAG GTACTGAAACAGCAGCTGCCACCTCAGTTTCAGACCCTGTAGAAGAATCCACGGATGCTCCAGTGAACGTCACCATCACAGTGACTGCAACACCAGGAGTTCAGTGA